One stretch of Armigeres subalbatus isolate Guangzhou_Male chromosome 2, GZ_Asu_2, whole genome shotgun sequence DNA includes these proteins:
- the LOC134211583 gene encoding pseudouridylate synthase 7 homolog — protein MGRDQFHHQNKFSGKPDHRRRGGYRGQPFKSRGQQSGRGRPGSFANSRPPKGSGPVAVSNVKEDQVFITEYVTAGKGFRGILKSRFSDFQVNEIDCDGKEAILTDLELPTPPVSGDKMSTEEAEQELSRLISQEAVEKIQKLTEIKGKANDIVEVDVTEMTKEDRGRIHSSSKGLFGKAIVGSTVTKNDKKYITFAAFNKFQKVDRREKWLWPHRFVHFLLHKENEDTIQATSQLAELLKCSPSAFAYAGTKDRRAITTQWVSIKQFDPRRIAAAAAKIKQLTVGNFCFKPETLKLGQLRGNRFRIALRQVSAEESAIRETMESFQEKGFINYFGLQRFGNSATVPTYKVGIEILKGCWKEAFYLILKPRENDHWYMKACREEYEKSRDPERALDKLSLHNRSIEKQLLTWLVSHKNDYKCALEQIPRNVRLLYCHSYQSLIWNRVASRRLKELGHRLIPGDLVYVDKTVEAEMAIEDGLVEQQDNVIDDTPEKSTDTSYFKTLVKPLTEADIASGQYTIFDVVLPLPGHDITYPANECGQWYEEILAEDDLSSEKLKGQTKKESLGGAYRKMMIKPGNLQWKFTTYNDAKETLIFSDLEKLKGKNEPDAIKDASNRALILDFQLPSSTYATMALREILKADTSAIHQRTLEEEHSKKSDEPSSVSVTQVDKTIETPVLEEPETRTDNGSPKNVVTQQDDEDKPIAKKAKLD, from the exons ATGGGCCGTGACCAGTTCCATCATCAGAATAAGTTCTCTGGGAAGCCAGATCACCGACGTCGAGGGGGATACCGCGGCCAGCCGTTCAAGAGCCGTGGTCAGCAGTCTGGGAGGGGAAGGCCCGGATCGTTTGCAAACAGCCGACCTCCCAAAGGTAGCGGTCCGGTTGCTGTGTCGAATGTTAAGGAAGACCAGGTGTTTATCACGGAATATGTGACGGCCGGAAAAGGTTTCCGAGGTATTCTGAAGTCCAG attttcagattttcaagtAAACGAAATTGACTGCGACGGAAAGGAAGCTATTCTGACGGATCTTGAATTACCAACCCCACCAGTGAGTGGGGATAAAATGTCAACCGAAGAAGCAGAACAGGAATTGTCGCGACTCATCTCACAGGAAGCCGTCGAAAAGATCCAAAAACTTACTGAGATCAAGGGGAAAGCTAACGATATCGTTGAAGTGGACGTAACAGAAATGACGAAGGAGGACCGCGGTAGGATCCACAGTAGTTCCAAGGGCTTGTTTGGAAAGGCCATCGTTGGATCGACCGTAACGAAAAACGATAAAAAGTACATCACCTTTGCTGCGTTCAATAAGTTCCAGAAAGTGGATCGAAGAGAAAAGTGGCTATGGCCACACCGTTTTGTTCATTTTCTTCTGCACAAGGAGAATGAGGACACGATCCAGGCGACTTCGCAGCTGGCAGAATTGTTGAAATGTTCTCCTTCGGCATTCGCTTATGCCGGAACAAAGGATCGACGTGCAATAACGACCCAGTGGGTCAGTATAAAACAGTTTGATCCACGAAGAATTGCGGCGGCCGCTGCTAAAATAAAGCAGCTCACTGTTGGCAACTTTTGCTTCAAACCTGAAACGCTGAAACTGGGTCAGTTACGTGGAAACCGATTCCGGATAGCATTGCGTCAGGTTTCCGCCGAGGAGTCGGCCATTCGAGAGACGATGGAAAGTTTCCAAGAGAAAGGATTCATCAACTATTTCGGTTTACAACGATTTGGCAATAGTGCCACGGTGCCAACGTACAAAGTCGGCATCGAAATTCTGAAAGGCTGCTGGAAAGAGGCATTCTACTTGATATTGAAACCACGTGAAAACGATCATTGGTATATGAAGGCTTGCCGGGAGGAGTACGAGAAGTCGCGTGACCCCGAAAGAGCTCTTGACAAACTAAGCTTACACAACAGGAGCATCGAGAAGCAGTTATTGACTTGGCTTGTGTCGCATAAAAATGATTACAAATGCGCTCTAGAGCAAATACCCAGGAATGTTAGGCTGTTGTATTGCCATTCGTATCAGAGCCTTATTTGGAACAGAGTAGCAAGTCGGCGATTGAAGGAATTAGGACATCGACTGATTCCAGGCGATCTCGTCTATGTCGACAAAACAGTTGAAGCTGAAATGGCGATTGAAGATGGTCTAGTGGAACAACAAGACAACGTTATCGACGACACCCCGGAGAAGTCCACAGACACATCTTACTTCAAAACGCTTGTCAAGCCTCTTACCGAGGCCGACATTGCATCGGGACAGTACACTATTTTCGACGTCGTTTTGCCTCTTCCTGGACACGATATTACTTATCCTGCCAACGAATGCGGTCAGTGGTACGAAGAAATTCTAGCTGAAGACGATCTTTCTTCGGAAAAACTAAAAGGACAAACTAAAAAGGAATCTCTAGGCGGTGCCTATCGGAAAATGATGATTAAGCCGGGAAACCTTCAATGGAAGTTCACCACATATAATGATGCAAAAGAGACGCTCATTTTTTCCGACTTGGAAAAGTTAAAAGGAAAGAATGAACCGGATGCAATTAAAG ATGCCAGCAACAGAGCATTGATCCTCGATTTCCAGTTGCCCAGTTCAACGTATGCTACGATGGCTCTACGCGAGATCCTCAAAGCCGACACGTCAGCTATCCATCAGCGTACGTTGGAGGAAGAACATTCGAAAAAATCGGATGAACCATCATCTGTTTCCGTAACACAAGTGGACAAGACTATTGAAACACCTGTTTTAGAAGAACCTGAAACTAGGACAGATAATGGATCTCCAAAAAATGTCGTTACACAGCAAGATGATGAAGATAAGCCGATAGCGAAGAAAGCAAAACTGGACTAG